From one Mytilus edulis chromosome 1, xbMytEdul2.2, whole genome shotgun sequence genomic stretch:
- the LOC139493398 gene encoding opine dehydrogenase-like: MLSKRVTEVMPAGPVKRRILICGGGNGAHCLSALAASRENLDVHVLTLFQDEAERWTKLLEDNDLKISVTYNDGTESEILSKPSIITKDPAKAVEGVDIVFLVVPAFAHAQYFTTITPYLQPNTLIVGLPGQAGFEFQCRSMLGKKASTCTIASLESLPWACRILEFGKHVQILGFKESLGMSFLTGSECNLSFPVVETVQEVLGEKPHIQVIENYIAVNLMAKSIIHPPLLYGKWGDWDGTPVPEKPLFYQGIDEIQAELLSKVSDEVLATAKELAKLRNGCDMSEVIHIFDWYKIYYKDQVADKSSLMMAMRTNKAYDGLVHPMTPTEDGKFVPDFNYRYTSEDVPFGLVVMKGIAEIAGVETPTIDKIIAWAQTKLDKEYIVGSKLTGKDIASARAPQSYGLHTIDELFNM; the protein is encoded by the coding sequence TTACCGAAGTAATGCCAGCAGGACCTGTTAAACGTAGAATACTTATTTGTGGTGGTGGTAATGGAGCACACTGTTTATCTGCTCTAGCAGCGTCTCGCGAGAATTTGGACGTCCATGTTTTAACACTGTTTCAAGACGAGGCTGAGAGATGGACAAAACTTTTGGAAGACAATGATTTAAAAATCTCTGTGACTTACAACGATGGCACCGAATCCGAAATTCTTTCCAAACCATCGATTATCACAAAAGATCCTGCAAAAGCTGTGGAAGGAGTTGACATAGTTTTCCTTGTCGTCCCAGCCTTCGCTCATGCACAATATTTCACAACTATAACACCTTACCTACAGCCAAATACGTTAATAGTTGGGTTACCAGGTCAGGCTGGATTCGAGTTTCAATGCAGGAGTATGCTAGGCAAAAAGGCAAGTACCTGTACTATTGCGTCACTTGAATCCTTACCATGGGCATGCCGAATATTAGAGTTTGGAAAGCATGTACAAATTCTTGGTTTTAAAGAATCACTAGGAATGTCCTTTTTAACTGGTAGCGAATGTAATCTTTCATTTCCAGTCGTAGAAACAGTTCAGGAAGTTCTTGGAGAAAAGCCACACATTCAAgttattgaaaattatattgcAGTAAATTTAATGGCGAAATCAATTATTCATCCGCCATTGTTATACGGTAAGTGGGGAGACTGGGACGGAACTCCAGTACCCGAAAAACCTTTGTTTTATCAAGGTATTGACGAAATTCAGGCAGAACTATTGTCCAAAGTCAGTGATGAAGTACTAGCAACAGCAAAAGAACTTGCGAAATTAAGAAACGGATGTGATATGTCAGAAGTAATTCATATCTTTGACTGGTACAAAATTTATTACAAAGACCAGGTAGCGGACAAAAGTTCTTTAATGATGGCAATGCGAACAAATAAAGCATATGATGGACTTGTTCATCCAATGACTCCCACAGAGGATGGGAAATTTGTTCCCGATTTTAACTACCGTTATACATCAGAAGATGTACCGTTCGGTCTTGTAGTAATGAAGGGGATTGCTGAAATTGCAGGAGTTGAAACACCAACAATTGACAAAATCATTGCATGGGCACAGACAAAGCTCGACAAAGAATACATTGTTGGTTCAAAACTTACTGGGAAAGATATAGCTTCTGCAAGAGCTCCTCAATCATATGGCTTGCATACTATAGATGAACTTTTTAACATGTAA